In Amycolatopsis coloradensis, one genomic interval encodes:
- a CDS encoding glucose-6-phosphate isomerase, giving the protein MAGETTGVEIVDAALAGEAAPFAERLVADQVASKLASQDATLWGPEAESEASIRLSWTTLHKSSRPLIGEIEALRTDLRSEGVDRVVLAGMGGSSLAPEVITATDGVPLTVLDTTDPGQVADALAGDLERTVIVVSSKSGGTVETDSHRRIFAKAFADAGIDAARRIVVVTDPGSPFAELSEKEGYRKVFLADPNVGGRYSALTAFGLVPAGLAGADVARLLDQAASVADELATDSVDNPAVKLAAAWVAAHEKGAEKVVIGDTGSGIKGFADWAEQLIAESTGKQGTGLLPVAVEGPSAPGFADAKADATPVAVGPAEGAAKISVTGSLGAQFLLWEFATALAGRLLGINPFDQPDVEAAKKAARSLLDNPDKLKGGEKPSTVDGAVEVFGSAGVATDGKLADILRAFFDSAPETGYIAVQAYLDRLDDASTAVLRGEIAKRTGRQTTFGWGPRFLHSTGQYHKGGHQNGVFLQITGAVEDDLDVPDRPYTLGVLQHAQALGDGQVLAEHGRPVLRLHLTDRAAGLAGLVRAVQEAGE; this is encoded by the coding sequence ATGGCAGGGGAAACGACCGGCGTCGAAATCGTCGACGCCGCCCTGGCCGGCGAAGCCGCTCCGTTCGCGGAGCGGCTCGTCGCCGACCAGGTCGCATCGAAACTGGCGTCCCAGGACGCCACACTGTGGGGTCCCGAAGCCGAGTCCGAAGCGTCGATCCGTCTCTCGTGGACGACGCTGCACAAGTCCTCGCGGCCGTTGATCGGCGAGATCGAGGCACTGCGGACCGATCTGCGTTCCGAGGGCGTCGACCGCGTCGTCCTCGCGGGCATGGGCGGTTCGTCGCTGGCCCCCGAGGTCATCACGGCGACCGACGGCGTCCCGCTGACGGTCCTCGACACCACCGACCCCGGCCAGGTCGCCGACGCGCTCGCCGGTGACCTGGAGCGCACGGTCATCGTCGTGTCGTCGAAGTCCGGCGGCACCGTCGAGACCGACAGCCACCGGCGGATCTTCGCGAAGGCCTTCGCCGACGCGGGTATCGACGCGGCCCGGCGGATCGTGGTCGTCACCGACCCCGGCTCGCCGTTCGCGGAACTGTCCGAAAAGGAGGGTTACCGCAAGGTCTTCCTCGCCGACCCGAACGTCGGCGGCCGCTACTCGGCGCTGACCGCGTTCGGGCTCGTCCCGGCCGGGCTCGCCGGCGCGGACGTCGCCCGCCTGCTCGACCAGGCCGCTTCGGTGGCCGACGAACTGGCCACCGACTCCGTGGACAACCCCGCGGTCAAACTCGCCGCGGCGTGGGTCGCGGCGCACGAAAAGGGCGCCGAGAAGGTCGTCATCGGCGACACGGGTTCCGGTATCAAGGGCTTCGCCGACTGGGCGGAGCAGCTGATCGCCGAGTCCACCGGCAAGCAGGGCACCGGTCTCCTGCCGGTCGCCGTCGAGGGCCCGAGCGCTCCCGGCTTCGCCGACGCCAAGGCCGACGCCACCCCGGTGGCGGTCGGACCGGCGGAAGGCGCGGCGAAGATCTCCGTGACCGGCTCGCTCGGCGCGCAGTTCCTGCTGTGGGAGTTCGCCACCGCGCTCGCCGGACGGCTGCTCGGGATCAACCCGTTCGACCAGCCCGACGTCGAGGCCGCCAAGAAGGCCGCGCGTTCGCTGCTCGACAACCCGGACAAGCTCAAGGGCGGCGAGAAGCCGTCCACTGTGGACGGCGCGGTCGAGGTGTTCGGCTCGGCAGGCGTGGCCACCGACGGAAAGCTCGCGGACATCCTGCGGGCTTTCTTCGATTCCGCCCCGGAAACCGGCTACATCGCGGTGCAGGCGTACCTCGACCGTCTCGACGACGCGTCGACCGCGGTCCTGCGCGGCGAGATCGCCAAGCGGACCGGCCGCCAGACCACCTTCGGGTGGGGGCCGCGGTTCCTGCACTCGACCGGGCAGTACCACAAGGGCGGGCACCAGAACGGTGTCTTCCTGCAGATCACCGGCGCCGTCGAAGACGATCTCGACGTTCCGGACCGGCCGTACACGCTCGGCGTGCTCCAGCACGCGCAGGCACTCGGCGACGGCCAGGTGCTCGCGGAGCACGGCCGCCCGGTGCTGCGCCTGCACCTCACCGACCGGGCCGCCGGCCTGGCCGGACTGGTCCGCGCGGTACAGGAGGCCGGCGAGTGA
- the zwf gene encoding glucose-6-phosphate dehydrogenase, whose protein sequence is MTRAWNNPLRDPRDKRLPRIAGPSSLVIFGVTGDLARKKLMPAIYDLAHRGLLPAGFSLVGFARRDWEHQDFGELVHDSVKEHARTPFKESVWNRLAEGIRFVQGTFDDDDAFDRLAQTVKDLDAERGTGGNTAFYLSIPPSAFPVVTKQLARSGLAEASEDTWRRVVIEKPFGRDLKSAKELNEIVNDVFPEESVFRIDHYLGKETVQNLLALRFANQLFEPIWNANYVDHVQITMAEDIGLGGRAGYYDGIGAARDVIQNHLLQLLALTAMEEPVSFAPRALRAEKVKVLSATKPLAPFDETTARGQYAGGWQGGMKVPGLLQEGGFAKDSTTETYAAVTLEVQNRRWAGVPFYLRTGKRLGRRVTEIAVVFKRAPHLPFDSTSTEELGQNALVIRVQPDEGITLRFGSKVPGTTMEVRDVTMDFGYGHAFTESSPEAYERLILDVLLGEPSLFPVNEEVELSWEILDPILDHWAKKGAPEAYPPGSWGPPSADEMLERTGRNWRRP, encoded by the coding sequence GTGACACGAGCCTGGAACAACCCGCTGCGCGATCCGCGCGACAAGCGGCTGCCGCGGATCGCCGGGCCGTCCAGCCTGGTGATCTTCGGCGTCACCGGTGACCTCGCCCGCAAGAAGCTGATGCCGGCGATCTACGACCTCGCCCACCGTGGCCTGCTGCCCGCCGGGTTCTCGCTCGTCGGGTTCGCCCGGCGGGACTGGGAGCACCAGGATTTCGGCGAGCTCGTGCACGATTCGGTCAAGGAGCACGCGCGGACGCCGTTCAAGGAGTCGGTGTGGAACCGGCTCGCCGAAGGGATCCGCTTCGTCCAGGGCACCTTCGACGACGATGACGCCTTCGACCGGCTCGCGCAGACGGTCAAGGACCTCGACGCCGAGCGTGGCACCGGTGGTAACACCGCGTTCTACCTGTCGATCCCGCCGAGCGCGTTCCCGGTGGTGACCAAGCAGCTCGCCCGCTCCGGCCTCGCCGAGGCGAGCGAGGACACCTGGCGCCGTGTCGTCATCGAGAAGCCCTTCGGCCGCGATCTCAAGAGCGCCAAGGAGCTCAACGAGATCGTGAACGACGTCTTCCCCGAGGAGTCGGTGTTCCGCATCGACCACTACCTCGGCAAGGAGACGGTGCAGAACCTGCTGGCGCTGCGTTTCGCGAACCAGCTGTTCGAGCCGATCTGGAACGCCAACTACGTCGACCACGTGCAGATCACCATGGCCGAGGACATCGGTCTCGGCGGCCGCGCGGGGTACTACGACGGCATCGGCGCCGCACGCGACGTCATCCAGAACCACCTGCTGCAGCTCCTCGCGCTGACTGCGATGGAGGAGCCGGTCTCGTTCGCTCCGCGCGCGCTCCGTGCGGAGAAGGTCAAGGTGCTTTCGGCGACCAAGCCGCTGGCGCCGTTCGACGAGACCACCGCGCGCGGGCAGTACGCGGGCGGCTGGCAGGGCGGCATGAAGGTGCCGGGCCTGTTGCAGGAAGGCGGTTTCGCGAAGGACTCGACCACCGAGACCTACGCCGCGGTGACGCTGGAGGTGCAGAACCGCCGCTGGGCGGGCGTGCCGTTCTACCTGCGCACCGGCAAGCGGCTGGGCCGCCGGGTCACCGAGATCGCCGTGGTGTTCAAGCGGGCGCCGCATCTGCCGTTCGACTCGACCTCGACCGAGGAACTGGGCCAGAACGCGCTGGTGATCCGGGTGCAGCCCGACGAGGGCATCACGCTGCGGTTCGGGTCGAAGGTGCCGGGGACCACGATGGAGGTCCGCGACGTCACGATGGACTTCGGCTACGGGCACGCCTTCACCGAGTCGTCCCCGGAGGCCTACGAGCGGCTCATCCTGGACGTGCTGCTCGGCGAACCATCGCTGTTCCCGGTGAACGAAGAGGTCGAGCTGTCCTGGGAGATCCTGGACCCGATCCTCGACCACTGGGCCAAGAAGGGCGCGCCCGAGGCGTACCCGCCCGGATCGTGGGGACCGCCGTCCGCGGACGAAATGCTGGAGCGTACCGGCCGGAACTGGAGGCGTCCGTGA
- the opcA gene encoding glucose-6-phosphate dehydrogenase assembly protein OpcA, which yields MIIDLPSTTTSQLNKKLVEIREQGGQVALGRVLTLVIVADDDDKLEEAIEAANEASREHPSRVIVVAKGARTAAPRIDGQIRVGGDAGASEVIVLRLYGPLASQGQSAVVPLLLPDAPIVTWWPGTGPKAPAKDPLGELAQRRITDSAAEKAPIRALTTRAKSYVEGDTDLAWTRLTRWRAQLVSALDLPPYEKVTGATVTGEADSPSTELLAGWLAEYLKVPVKRVKSTGAAGIISVTLDRRSGPVELHRPDGRVGMLTQPGQPTRRISLQRRDNKDCLIEELRRLDPDEVYEASLNGLSKISSGTAAKAAPAKKAVPAKKPPAKTAKSAS from the coding sequence GTGATCATCGACCTGCCGTCGACCACGACGTCGCAGCTGAACAAGAAACTCGTCGAGATCCGCGAACAGGGCGGGCAGGTGGCGCTCGGCCGGGTGCTGACGCTGGTCATAGTGGCCGACGACGACGACAAACTCGAAGAGGCGATCGAGGCCGCCAACGAGGCCAGCCGGGAACACCCCTCGCGGGTGATCGTGGTGGCCAAGGGCGCGCGGACCGCGGCGCCGCGGATCGACGGCCAGATCCGGGTCGGCGGCGACGCCGGCGCGAGCGAGGTCATCGTCCTGCGGCTCTACGGCCCGCTGGCCTCGCAGGGGCAGAGCGCGGTCGTGCCGCTGCTGCTGCCGGACGCGCCGATCGTCACCTGGTGGCCGGGCACCGGTCCGAAGGCTCCGGCCAAGGACCCGCTCGGTGAGCTGGCACAGCGCCGGATCACCGACTCGGCGGCGGAAAAGGCGCCCATAAGGGCACTCACCACGCGGGCGAAGTCCTATGTGGAGGGTGACACCGACTTGGCGTGGACCCGGCTGACCCGGTGGCGCGCGCAGCTGGTGTCCGCTCTGGACCTTCCGCCGTACGAGAAGGTCACCGGTGCGACCGTGACCGGCGAGGCCGACTCGCCGTCGACCGAACTGCTCGCCGGCTGGCTGGCCGAGTACCTCAAGGTGCCGGTGAAGCGGGTCAAGAGCACCGGTGCCGCGGGGATCATCTCGGTGACGCTGGACCGGCGGTCGGGACCGGTGGAACTGCACCGGCCGGATGGACGGGTCGGCATGCTGACCCAGCCCGGCCAGCCGACGCGCCGGATCTCCCTGCAGCGGCGCGACAACAAGGACTGCCTGATCGAAGAGCTGCGACGGCTCGACCCGGACGAGGTCTACGAGGCTTCGCTGAACGGGCTGAGCAAGATCTCGTCGGGCACCGCGGCCAAGGCCGCTCCGGCGAAGAAGGCGGTTCCGGCCAAGAAGCCACCCGCCAAGACCGCGAAGAGCGCCTCATGA
- the pgl gene encoding 6-phosphogluconolactonase, with product MSKTEVVVYENPDLLAAAAAARLVTRIVDVQAAKGSASVVLTGGGTGIAILRELRDSSARDAIDWSRLDLYWGDERFVPADSDDRNEKQAREALLDHVPLDPKRVHAMAPSDGEFGDDVDNAAAAYADVLAANDAAFDIMLLGLGGEGHTASIFPDSPAVHEKERSVVAVRDCPKPPPTRISLTLPAIRRAQDIWLVTGGDAKADAVAQALAGAGEVEIPVAGARGSRRTLWLLDRGSASKLTKVYQPPTG from the coding sequence ATGAGCAAGACCGAGGTCGTCGTCTACGAGAACCCGGACCTCCTGGCCGCCGCCGCGGCGGCCAGGCTGGTCACCCGGATCGTCGACGTCCAGGCCGCCAAGGGCTCCGCTTCGGTGGTGCTCACCGGCGGTGGCACCGGGATCGCGATCCTGCGCGAACTGCGCGACTCCAGTGCCCGTGACGCCATCGACTGGTCGCGTCTGGACCTCTACTGGGGCGATGAGCGCTTCGTCCCGGCGGACTCGGACGATCGCAACGAGAAGCAGGCCCGCGAGGCGCTGCTCGACCACGTCCCGCTCGACCCGAAGCGGGTGCACGCCATGGCACCCTCGGACGGCGAGTTCGGCGATGACGTGGACAACGCTGCCGCGGCATACGCTGACGTGCTCGCCGCCAACGACGCGGCGTTCGACATCATGCTGCTGGGCCTCGGCGGGGAGGGGCACACCGCCTCGATCTTTCCCGACAGCCCGGCCGTGCACGAGAAGGAGCGCTCGGTCGTCGCGGTACGGGATTGCCCGAAGCCGCCGCCGACCCGGATCTCGCTGACCCTGCCCGCGATCCGTCGCGCGCAGGACATCTGGCTGGTCACCGGCGGCGACGCCAAGGCGGACGCCGTCGCGCAGGCGCTGGCCGGTGCGGGCGAGGTCGAGATCCCGGTGGCGGGGGCACGCGGCAGCCGTCGCACGCTCTGGCTGCTGGACCGGGGTTCCGCCTCGAAGCTGACGAAGGTCTACCAGCCACCTACGGGCTGA
- a CDS encoding sensor histidine kinase has protein sequence MSTEGLSMPGISVGGSGADAADRMRRAAGVMSFAKIKRPALVALGIDTLAIFLAALDVWLVIPEKAQPYSIYLSGAACLGLAFRRKLPFLAVIVTVPGFLAGWSQLAAMIALGFLATRKQMHWQTWTGFALVFTCRFVQWPLADFVELSWREHVLDGIYGVIVAGMPVAIGLLIGARTEISQKLTELAASRDRERRFHADAVRAEERARLAREMHDVVSHQITLIAMQAGALQAQTTDARSLETAQVIRKLSTKTLEELRSLVSVLRSGSEDDGPRPGINELDRLIRGSDVPVHLTVERIPDLLPSQVSAAAYRTVQECLTNVHKHAPGATATIRIQGEHGSLKVEIRNERARTPGAALPSGGHGLTGLAERARLLGGSFETADTEDGGFRVRARYPLDR, from the coding sequence ATGAGCACAGAGGGTCTCTCGATGCCAGGTATCTCGGTGGGCGGCTCCGGAGCGGACGCCGCCGACCGGATGCGCCGTGCCGCCGGGGTCATGTCGTTCGCCAAGATCAAACGCCCGGCGCTGGTCGCGCTGGGCATCGACACACTCGCGATCTTCCTGGCCGCGCTCGACGTGTGGCTGGTGATCCCCGAGAAGGCTCAGCCGTACTCGATCTACCTGTCCGGCGCCGCGTGCCTCGGCCTCGCCTTCCGGCGCAAGCTGCCGTTCCTCGCGGTGATCGTCACCGTCCCCGGGTTCCTGGCGGGCTGGTCGCAGCTGGCCGCGATGATCGCACTCGGGTTCCTCGCCACCCGCAAACAGATGCATTGGCAGACCTGGACCGGGTTCGCGCTCGTCTTCACCTGCCGGTTCGTCCAGTGGCCGCTGGCCGACTTCGTCGAGCTCAGCTGGCGTGAGCACGTCCTGGACGGCATCTACGGCGTCATCGTCGCCGGGATGCCGGTGGCGATCGGCCTGCTCATCGGAGCGCGGACCGAGATTTCGCAGAAGCTCACCGAACTCGCCGCCAGCCGCGACCGCGAGCGCCGCTTCCACGCCGACGCCGTCCGCGCGGAAGAGCGTGCCCGCCTCGCGCGGGAGATGCACGACGTCGTCTCGCACCAGATCACGCTGATCGCGATGCAGGCCGGCGCGCTGCAGGCGCAGACCACCGACGCCCGCTCGCTCGAAACCGCGCAGGTCATCCGGAAGCTGAGCACCAAGACGCTCGAGGAGCTGCGCTCACTCGTGAGCGTGCTTCGCTCGGGCTCCGAAGACGACGGGCCCCGGCCGGGGATCAACGAACTCGACCGGCTGATCCGCGGCTCGGACGTCCCGGTGCATCTGACCGTCGAGCGGATCCCCGACCTCCTGCCCAGCCAGGTTTCGGCGGCGGCCTATCGGACCGTGCAGGAATGCCTGACCAACGTGCACAAGCACGCGCCCGGCGCCACCGCGACCATCCGGATCCAGGGCGAGCACGGTTCGCTCAAGGTCGAAATACGCAACGAGCGCGCTCGGACCCCCGGTGCGGCCCTGCCCTCGGGAGGGCACGGGCTGACCGGGCTGGCCGAACGCGCTCGACTGCTGGGTGGGAGCTTCGAAACCGCCGACACCGAGGACGGCGGGTTCCGGGTGCGTGCCCGGTACCCGCTCGACCGGTAG
- a CDS encoding RNA polymerase-binding protein RbpA: MVGGNAIRGTRVGAGPSGESERGESAPRRRISYWCANGHEAQPSFSMDAEIPDEWDCPRCGLPGGQDEKNPPAAPRTEPYKTHLAYVKERRSDADGEAILAEALERLRQRREI; encoded by the coding sequence ATGGTTGGCGGTAACGCGATTCGGGGCACCCGTGTGGGTGCCGGTCCTTCGGGCGAATCGGAACGGGGTGAGTCGGCGCCGCGGCGCCGCATTTCCTACTGGTGCGCCAACGGGCACGAGGCACAGCCTTCGTTCTCGATGGACGCCGAGATTCCCGACGAGTGGGACTGCCCGCGCTGCGGGCTCCCCGGTGGGCAGGACGAGAAGAACCCTCCTGCCGCGCCGCGGACCGAGCCTTACAAGACTCACCTCGCGTACGTGAAGGAACGGCGTTCCGACGCCGACGGCGAGGCCATCCTCGCCGAGGCGCTGGAGCGGTTGCGCCAGCGCCGGGAGATCTGA
- the secG gene encoding preprotein translocase subunit SecG, translating into MKLFLQILLIASSVLLVVAVLLHRGRGGGLSSLFGGGMQSSLSGSSVAEKNLDRITLLLGAVWLISIIGLGLLLKV; encoded by the coding sequence ATGAAGCTGTTCCTGCAAATCCTGTTGATCGCCTCCAGCGTGCTGCTGGTGGTCGCCGTGTTGCTGCACCGCGGCCGTGGTGGCGGTCTGTCTTCGCTGTTCGGTGGCGGTATGCAGTCGAGCCTCTCCGGCTCGAGCGTGGCCGAGAAGAACCTCGACCGGATCACGCTGCTGCTGGGCGCGGTGTGGCTGATCAGCATCATCGGCCTCGGGCTCCTGCTCAAGGTCTGA
- the tpiA gene encoding triose-phosphate isomerase, translating to MARKPLIAGNWKMNLNHLEAIALVQKIAFALPEKYYAKVDVAVLPPFTDIRSVQTLTDGDKLSLTYGAQDLSPHDSGAYTGDVSGPMLAKLGCSFVTVGHSERREYQGETDELVNKKVKAALKHGIKPILCVGEKLEVREAGEHIAHTTTQLVEGLKGLKAEQVKDVVVAYEPVWAIGTGKVATPSDAEEVCGAIRATLAEKYGAEVASSVRVLYGGSAKANNISDLVACENIDGALVGGASLDGDEFTKLCALAAGGPLP from the coding sequence GTGGCGCGCAAACCGCTCATCGCCGGCAACTGGAAGATGAACCTGAACCACCTCGAAGCCATCGCGCTGGTTCAGAAGATCGCCTTCGCCCTGCCGGAGAAGTACTACGCGAAGGTCGACGTCGCGGTCCTGCCGCCGTTCACCGACATCCGCAGCGTCCAGACGCTGACCGACGGCGACAAGCTGTCGCTCACCTACGGCGCCCAGGACCTGTCGCCGCACGACTCCGGTGCTTACACCGGCGACGTGTCGGGCCCGATGCTGGCGAAGCTGGGCTGCAGCTTCGTCACCGTCGGGCACTCGGAGCGGCGTGAGTACCAAGGCGAGACCGACGAACTGGTGAACAAGAAGGTCAAGGCCGCGCTCAAGCACGGCATCAAGCCGATCCTGTGCGTGGGGGAGAAGCTCGAGGTCCGCGAGGCCGGCGAGCACATCGCCCACACCACGACCCAGCTGGTCGAGGGCCTCAAGGGGCTCAAGGCCGAGCAGGTCAAGGACGTCGTCGTCGCCTACGAGCCCGTCTGGGCCATCGGGACCGGCAAGGTCGCGACCCCGTCGGACGCCGAGGAGGTGTGCGGAGCCATCCGTGCCACCCTCGCCGAGAAGTACGGTGCCGAGGTCGCGTCCTCGGTCCGCGTGCTCTACGGCGGCTCGGCCAAGGCCAACAACATCAGTGACCTCGTCGCCTGCGAGAACATCGATGGTGCGCTCGTCGGTGGTGCCAGCCTGGATGGTGACGAGTTCACCAAACTCTGCGCACTCGCCGCGGGCGGGCCCCTGCCCTGA
- a CDS encoding phosphoglycerate kinase has protein sequence MKNLEDLLGEDVSGRFVLVRSDLNVPLDGDKITDDGRVRAALPTLKRLAEAGAKVVVTAHLGRPKGEPDPKFSLAPVAAKLTELLGVDVPLAGDLVGESAKATVAGLADGQVALLENVRFDARETSKVEAERQELAAELAALVPGGAFVSDGFGVVHRKQASVYEIARALPAYAGGLVLAEVDVLKKLTEDLARPYVVVLGGAKVSDKLGVIANLLTKVDRLLIGGGMAYTFLKAQGHEVGNSLLQEDQLEQVRGFLAEAEKRGVELILPVDVLAATGFAADAEFDVVDAKAIPAERMGLDIGPKSRELFAGKLADAATVFWNGPMGVFEFESFAGGTRAVAEALVKSDAFTVVGGGDSAAAVRQLGLPEEGFSHISTGGGASLEYLEGKELPGVAVLGEND, from the coding sequence CTGAAGAACCTCGAAGACCTGCTGGGCGAGGACGTCTCAGGAAGGTTCGTGCTCGTACGTTCCGACCTGAACGTCCCGCTTGACGGGGACAAGATCACCGACGACGGCCGTGTCCGCGCGGCCCTGCCGACCCTCAAGCGCCTCGCCGAGGCGGGCGCGAAGGTGGTCGTCACGGCGCACCTCGGCCGTCCCAAGGGCGAGCCGGACCCGAAGTTCTCGCTCGCGCCCGTCGCCGCGAAGCTCACCGAGCTGCTCGGCGTCGACGTCCCGCTGGCCGGTGACCTGGTCGGCGAGTCCGCCAAGGCCACCGTCGCCGGTCTGGCCGACGGCCAGGTGGCCCTGCTGGAGAACGTGCGTTTCGACGCGCGCGAGACCAGCAAGGTCGAGGCCGAGCGGCAGGAGCTGGCCGCCGAGCTGGCCGCGCTCGTCCCGGGCGGCGCGTTCGTCTCCGACGGTTTCGGTGTCGTGCACCGCAAGCAGGCCTCGGTCTACGAGATCGCCCGTGCGCTTCCGGCGTACGCGGGCGGACTCGTGCTGGCGGAGGTCGACGTCCTCAAGAAGCTCACCGAGGACCTCGCACGGCCGTACGTCGTCGTCCTCGGCGGCGCGAAGGTGTCGGACAAGCTGGGTGTCATCGCGAACCTGCTGACCAAGGTCGACAGGCTGCTCATCGGCGGCGGCATGGCGTACACCTTCCTCAAGGCCCAGGGCCACGAGGTCGGCAACTCGCTGCTGCAGGAGGACCAGCTGGAGCAGGTCCGCGGTTTCCTCGCCGAGGCGGAGAAGCGCGGCGTCGAGCTGATCCTGCCGGTGGACGTCCTCGCCGCGACGGGCTTCGCCGCCGACGCCGAGTTCGACGTCGTCGACGCTAAGGCCATCCCGGCCGAGCGCATGGGTCTCGACATCGGCCCGAAGTCGCGGGAACTGTTCGCGGGCAAGCTGGCCGACGCGGCGACCGTGTTCTGGAACGGCCCGATGGGCGTGTTCGAGTTCGAGTCCTTCGCCGGCGGCACCCGTGCCGTGGCCGAAGCGCTGGTCAAGAGCGACGCCTTCACCGTGGTCGGCGGGGGAGACTCCGCCGCGGCCGTGCGGCAGCTCGGCCTGCCGGAGGAAGGCTTCTCGCACATCTCGACCGGCGGCGGCGCGTCGCTGGAGTACCTGGAGGGCAAGGAACTGCCCGGAGTCGCTGTGCTGGGAGAGAACGACTAG